The Candoia aspera isolate rCanAsp1 chromosome 13, rCanAsp1.hap2, whole genome shotgun sequence genome includes the window TAACAATTCAGTTCTAACCAGTTTAGtagtaaagaagaaaaaggacCATCGAACCACAGTGAGCCCAGTTTAGTTCAATGACACAATTCTAACCAGTTTAGTAATTTAAAAAAGATGAATCAATTGGAAAGAAGGGAAGACAACCACAGTTAGCATTTCTAGgcattttttcctccttcattCAGTATGTTTACCTCCACACGGGTGTCTGAGAgtgtgctgcttttttttttttactgcactcTTCAACTAAAAGAATCCTCAGATTGCTTCTACGAGAAAAGCCCAGTGCAGCAAGGACACAATACTCATCAAATACGGGGCTTGCCTGAAGTTTTCTTTCCCTCTGACTCCACGTTCACCATCAGGGAGGAAAATGAACCAGCAGGACTTACTTGGATATAAAGGTTTACTTCAGCACTTCTGCAGAGATATGGGAAGTTGCCTCCTGTTTTAAGATGAGCTCTCCTGGCACTGGGGTACAGCTTGTACATCTCTTCCTTGGCTTCCGTTGACAAAGCGCTCTGATCAAACACCTAAGCATCAGAACAAGCATCGGCATGAGCTCTGCCACCCCAAACAGCCAACCCCGGGGTCTCTCCCTTCCAGAAGGCCCCATATGTGCAGGAAACGATGCTGGTGACCACCACAGCTAGGTCCTCCTGGGCTGGTGATTTCCCACAAATAAACACTCAGCCAAACCCAGCTGCAACACATCCTCATCAGCTAGGAATATACCCTGTGCTAAGTTTTTATGGAccaaaccacaattggctgggttttcAGTGTTGTCTGAAAAAAAACgggggagaggaaggagtatttggagAATTATTCTCCCCTGAGCCTCCTGTGAAACAGAGTCTGACTGGGTGTCTTCTATTCAGTCTGAAAATGCTTGACTGCTAGGTTTCCAAGGCAATAACAGGCTCTTTTGCTCTTCATCATCATTAGGAATACAGGCAAGGGATCACGATATGGCTCACCCTTGGATGCAGCATGTATCCACCATCAGACTTTGCAAAATGTTCCAAACCTTTTGAGGGGTAGGGACAAGTCCCTTGAGACCTATCTCAAGATTCAGAAAAGGGTGCTGCATCTcacaccggggggggggggggactatgAGCCAAAGGTCTCCCCACTTCACTTTGCACAtgggctggcttcacacatcacACCAAGCCACGGTTTACTGCATAAATGGAGCCAAAACCAAAGGATCCAAATCATGGCTTTGCCCCATGTCTAACCAGCCACACTTTCCCTCTCAGGAGAATGTGTTTCTTCTTTGGTCAACCCACCTCAGCCCAGACACTAAGCCCAAGTTTGCTTACGTCCATGATGGTGACGGGAACATCTCGGATCTTATGAGGTTCAACGTAGGAATTCTGGCAATTGAGAGTGAGTCTTGAAGCCAGCTCACTCTGACCCAAACTTTCCAGCtttcagaaattaaaacaaaacacaaaaaaacccGCATCAATTTGGATTTGAAATCTGGCGGCCCAGAAATACCCAAATGCATGAACTATTTTCATTCTTCAGCTGAAAAGGCCTCTCGCTGCTACCTACTGACAATCTTAATACACGCACACCACTGAACAGACAAAGGAACAAAGAGGAAAGACAAAAACACCCAGTATTTGCTATTCCATCAGAACACAACCAAGCAAACAGAATCCGCTTGACTGTTATGGATCTTTACCCTATCCACCATGAAATCAATTCCGTCAGCCATTTCAGGATCTACAGGACCAGATGCAAAATTCCCAAGTACAATTTTCTTCAACATAAAAGCAGGCAACAACCAAAagctggaaagagaaaggaatataaaggtaAGTTCGGACTCCAGGTTCAGGAGAAGCCCTGCATTGTCAAGTTAAGCATAAAAAGATGTCTTTGCATTCAGCACACATCTCTTTATAGTGTTCCTTTCACAATGTTAGTAAGGCTGATCTGTCTCCCAAAGGCACAAAGATGACTTTTGCATTATCTTATCCATTATTATATACAAACACATCATCCATAGAAGGTTGCTAGAGCTGGGGCTAGATTTTGTCATTTCAAAGGTTAATGACTATGTAATGTTGAACATTACCACTGGGCAACAAAGCTTTTTACCCCGTACCTTGTattctaattttaatttcttttactcTTTTCCTTTTGAGTTGAACATGCATAGTCTTATGGTGGTGACTGTGTGTAACTCAAGGCTGGCATGTTGTATGGCTGGACTTTTAGGTCCATAGCTGGTTTTAGGTCCAGCAGGGTAATTAAATGTCTTCAACCCCCAAACCCAGGTGGGAGAAAAACAATTTATTGATTATTTATtctgcaaatttatatggccacccatcttaaacagatcactctgggtggctaacaaagcACTGAAACCAAAATATTCAgataaatcagtaaaaacaacaaGATGCCCAGTAAAAATAATCAAATCCTTGATAAATGCAGAGGAAAAGTATAAACTGGGGTGCTACTGACATCCTAGCCTTAATGCCTGAGGGAAGAGCCAACTTTTCAAGTCCTGAAAGGCCAATGAGGTCAGCTTTTGTAACAGTGCAACAGTCTTATAGTCTTCTGAGCTGAATAAATGGAAATAGAAACCCTTTATGTTTGTGGGCACACTACAGCCTCTTGGAATCAAAGCTTAGAATTGTTAAACCCAACTGCCTTGGCTGACACAACCATGCTACAGGGTGGTGGGCAACCACCAGCCTGCCTGAATCCACTGTCCTGGCCTTTTTGTGGCTCCTGGGACCAGCTGGAACTTAATTGCTGCAATTGAAAGTACAGCTACTTTTGATtttgaaagggaaaacaaaaactgTGCCATTAAGCCCTcaaatagtatgtatgtatgtatgtatgtatgtatgtatgtatgtatgtatgtatctctctctctctctctctctctccaagctCCACAAGACCAAATTGGAAAGTCCAGGCCTCCAAAAAGCATGGATGTGGCCTGCAGAATATATCCCCTGCCCGACCACATGGCCTTCAACTCTCCCAAAGAACAGAAGTCACCCCAAAATCCGCTTTTGTGAGTTGCAGAAAATGTTCTATTAAAAGACAAGGAATATGGATTCAACAGTTATTCTGAGGTTCTGTGTTTAAAACACACGCACACCCCAGAAATGTCCCGTGAAGGCAGGGATGGACCAGCATGCAGAATGCTTCAAACTCAAAACCCCTTGGAAGGAGGGGAACAGCGTCCATGTCCTGCTAGTAAGGTCAGAACAAGCTTGGCAGATCTTAGCTTCAACCCATCTTCCCCACTTCCACCAAGCGTCTCATGTCGCCTAGTTCCAAACCTCACAGATGTATTTACAATTATCTAactttggggttgttgtttttaaaaaaggcaccGATTTATTTACTGGCATCTCACCTATTTGCTGTCCACGTCTGATTGAAAATCGAGGTATCGCTGAAAGAGTTGCACAGAATCAAAGACTGGATGCGGGGGGATTTGTGGGTGTACTCGGCAAATTTCTGAGCAAGGAACCCCCCCAAGGAAGCACCAAAAAGGTGAACCtaatattaaaacaatgaaagaagaacacccttgatgtttttctttttatcaaaCGCATTTGATAAATTCCAACCATTTGCAAGTTAGGCCTGTTTCCACTGACTGGCAGATCAAAAggcaaacaaaaaacatttgCAGCAAACTACATAGGGAAAGTTCACAGCAGATGAAAGGTTCAGGCAATGGACTTTCCAACTTCTCTCTCATTTTCATTCAGTAGACTCTGCCATCTCGTGTAgggttccccccctcccctgaaaTGCATCATTCCAGTTAAAAACATTTCTTCCCATTCCATTCATATTTTCTGAGGTTTTATCACTTCTAATCAAACAGAACTGTCCTCCCAGATATAAAACATCTGCTTGGTGGAAATATATTCATTTGACTAGTAAACCCACCCTGGATCTTATAGAAACAGCATTTTAAGTTGATATgcgctttttaaaaataaaccatttaTGCAAGCGTCAGTGCAGAAAGTATTATAAACCATTACGCAAAATGTCAGGGGCAGGCAGAATGTTTTGAATCCAACCATCTTAAATCTAAAAGCCCATTTCAAATGCAAAGCAGGCCACTGCAATATTTGGGGAATGTCTGCActcaaaacagctgtttcaagTGAGGAATGCTCCATTTTCAGCTGGGAGCACTACTAACATACAAAGAGAGCCTGTTTTGTGCTCCAGCAGAGCcataaaaatttaatacattttGCAAACCCATACAAAAAAAGCATCTTTGATCTCAGGTCTGTTACAAGAGAGAACTAGTTCTACTTAGAAGTCAGAACAAGTATTCCAAGATGTTCCCCTCTCTTCAAACAGCCTATATCCTGAGCAAGAAGGCAGCCAACTTTTAAAGTTTTCTGGAGAATAGTTAAAGCCTGGATTTCCAGAAGGGGATTAAACAGCTAGAGGAAGAAACAGCACCACTTTTCTTCACAATCGTTTACATGTTTATTGCTTCTGATTATATTCTTCTTGGTAGTGTGTTTGACTTTGCCCATCACCTAGGAAGGGGGCAGTATAGAAaccttacaaataaataaataatctgctaGTGACTAAATAGTGACTAAAGAGGTTGTCTTTTGGTTGGTCCAATGAACTTTAATAAACTCTAGGCTTTTTACCTAACATTTTATTGTAAGCACTAACTTTATCCAGTTGTAGGTGATCTAATAGCTTTCGGAATCCATCGCAGAATTCAAAGATCTCCCAATAAACCGGATACTGCAACTAAAGTGGTAAGAAAAACAGATTAGTAACACGGAAAAAATGCAGTGCACCATTACAGAAATTTAATTCCCTGCAACTTGGAGCACTTTCAGCTGGTAAACTAGAAGCAGAGGCATATTTGCAGCCTAACTGGGGAAATCCTGTTTTGTACAAGGCTGCAGCACACTCTAAATCCTCACGGATCCTGTGGTTCTTGGGCTGCTTTCTGACCGTATTTAGATGTTGCTGATGTGGGTTTTCTCACTGatctttcttattcttattcaAAACTACCTCAAGTTCTTAAAACGGGTGATCTACAGataatttcaaaataagaaagtaagtaaataaaccaCAATTCCACAAGTACAcccagtacaggtagttctcacttaacaaccacaatcgggaccggaattttggttcctaagcaaagcggtcattaagagaatccgacctgattttatgacctttttgcagcggttaagcaaatcactgcgggcattaagcgaactgcacggccattaagcaaatcgcagagttccccattgattttgcttgccagaagccagccgaggAGGTcggaaatggtgatcatgtgagcaCAGGACGCTACGATGGTCATAAATCAatccggttgccaagcacccaaaccatgatcaacatgaccatggagatgctgtgacagttatatgtgtgaggactggttgtaagttgtctttcagcattgtcgtaagtccaaaccgtcactaaatgcatggttgttaagcaaggactacctgtatccttttTGTGACCTTCAAAATCCCCCCACAGTGTGGGGGCTAAAAATTCaagctttttcttctttgcatAGAGGTTTCAAAGAGACAAAATAGGTGCCTTAATCTTTGCCAATGCTTAAAGCACCAATTATACCCCTTAAATCCTTTGAACCCTGCTCCAAGTCAGGCCCTAGCTCATGTTATTTTTGGAGTGCAGACCTCAACGCACAACATAAATCCAGATGTGTCCTCTAAGGTAACTCAGGTTGAGTAACTTTTATATAGAAATCTCAGCCTATTCCCAAAACAGAAAACTTGAATGCAACTTCCAGCCAaatcttaaaaccatttcaggGTTTAAGCATTTAGCAACCAATGGATCAAAATGCAGACAATTAAAGGCAGCAGGAATAATCTGAAAAAGACTAAAAGCAACACTATAGAATTCCCTTATTCACTCCATTCACTTCTTTCAGAACAATTTCATTGCAAGAATTGCCAGGAATGTATTCACATTCTATTTTGTGAGCATCACAGAGACCCTTTCGTTGTTGCCCACAGCAGTTGCCCCTCCATCCCATCACTTAAATTCCACATCAGAAAGTGGGAACTTACAGATCAGTCTGCTTTCAATATTATCTACCAATAAAAAGGCAGATCGCCAACATTACTGCCCAAACGTTTAACCTTTGGCTTTTAGGAAAATCTGGACGCTTCAGCTATGTGAGAGATCATAACCTCTACAAATTCATAATCTGAATTCTCAGaaatgatctggaaaaaaaaatctggagctgTGGAGGGAATCAGCCTAGGGAAAGTGGGTTAGGTATTACAGTTTGCTCCGCCTCTGTGTTAAAAGCAACCTGAGAGCTCTTTTAGCAAGCCAGCCCATAACAGtgcagcatgttgtgtgaacctgtcaACTAGTCATTCCTGAGATAAGAATTTTAATCCAAAATTGTGCCAGGGCAGTTGTGACTCCAGCTACTTTTCCTctgttccagtgtttctcaaccttgggaactttaagaagtgtgggcatcaactcccagaattctccagccaacatggctggctggagaattctgggcattggagtccacacttcttaaagttcccaaggtggagaaacactgctctgttaaTCACGTTATCTGAACTCAGTCAACTGTGAGGTGGCAGCATTGCCCTACCCAGATATTGGTCAGAAGAGAAGAGTAGCTTAAAATGCCAGGCACTCCACCACCATGGGATGACACTCACTGCCACAACTATACTACTGAGGCTTGGTGGCCAAAGAATACGCCTCTCAAACTCAGATTCCTGCAGTACTCAAGCCACACTCGTCCCTGGCAAATAAGGAAGGGGCCAGGAATATAACGAAGCTTTACCAGTACTCTCCAGGCACATGGGCTCACAGGATACCAGGCAGGACTGGAGCAAGCCAACAGGaattcaaaatggtggccactGACTGACCCAGTTACTGGGTGCTGCCAGATAGAAGAATAAGGATCTCTGGCTGAGGTAATGTCTGACAGATTTGGTGTACTGCATGACCTCAAGCCACTGCACCTGCCTCGAAAGCAAGTTCAAGAACCAGAACACAGGATTGTCTGAAGACACTCACAGCAATGACTCTATAACCCCATCCAGATAGGGCGAGAATCTGCTGAAAGAACACATCTGCCGTTCCGCTGACTGGTGGGAGAAATATAAGGGGGCACCGGATATTCCTGGGTCCTGCATCGTAGAGGGACCAAATCTTACTGTCGTCATCATCTACAATGatctgcaaaataaaaatcagagatgACAAAGTGATTGTTCCTTAGCTAACATTACTCTTGACAAGTACAAATGAAGACCTGAAGTCACTTTTAACAGCATCCATTAAGTGGTCCTTGATCCTAGCTTATTTTGCCTACTTCTCTCTCAGAAACAGAGTTGTTATAATCATAGTTATCATTATTAtcacatcaaaaagaaaaaaaaatcccactggtGTGCGAAAAATAAGGAGGAGCTTGACAGCACCTTtcccaactaacacattttattaaaaggcataagcttttgtgagctgatgCCTGTTCAGAACATTTAATAGGAAAAGAGGCCACCAGACTCCtgatagactaacatggctctcctaaAAGAAACGGTAGGTTGTAAAAGAATTATTTTGGATCACTTTAGATCCAACCCTACAACTTGGAGTGGTTCCAAAAGAAAATCCACTGTAATTGTACATTGAGACTATTCTGACAACATGGGAGATATTGCTGGGGAGAGGTACATGACTAAGTTGTGACCTACCATGTCCTGGAAACTTTCTCACGTATGGCCACACTCTGACAAAATTCAACTGGTGCCAGTACATTCACAGCTCATTAGTTACCAAAGCCGCCCTCGCAAAAAGGGGATTTCATAGTGCCATGTGGTAGGGCACATTTACTTGAGTATCTCCATTctatttctcttaaaataaattgAGCCACATTTTGCCCTCAAAGACTGCCAACATGCGCTAACCAATGTTTCCTGAGTGTCTTCTGGATGTGCTGGGCCACTCTTCCCAGTTGGTATGGTCAAGCGTATGGAATGTAGTTGAATAAAACCCAAAGGGACAAGGCTGGGAAAGATGGTGCTCCTACATGGCAGGAATTAAAGAAGCTCCATTCAGATCCCATCTGCACTGCTTTATTTTGCAAGTAATAAAAGAACCTTAATTAAATTCCTCCCACTTGCCCCCAGTGAAAATTAGACTAAATAAAACTTGTCTGCTTTGGTTATCATGTTCTTAGTGAATCTAAAACAactcttccattttaaaattgaattatttAGGGAAAAGGCTGGTCTTCTTTCTCAGATAAAGACAATCAAGGCAGTTTACAGTTGTCACTGCTGCCTAACCACTTACCTGGAGGGAGCAGCAAAGTTGTGAAATAAAGATCAACTGCTTTTTTATTTGAAACCACAACTCTGCCCACTCAAGTCACAGAACCTGCCAATCCTAAGAACAATCTACAGTCTAGACAGTATCTCATTATCTTATAAGGTTCTGTAGTACAAGGCATGGAATATTAAATCATTATGATTTGCAATGTGCTTTTCAGATCGGTTTGCAACTGTGTTTTAAGAATTTACTTCCTTGCACCCAGCCACAATGACTTATCAGTTTCCTCCATCCTGCATTGTTTTTTATATCCAAGTACTCTGTTTTTCTGAAATGGTTACAAGTCATCAAAAACTTAATGTACCAAATGCAAGCTATGCATCTGCCCACTATTTGGAACGGGTGATAATCACATGAACATCAAATGGTTCCACTTTGAAAGAGAAGATATTGAGAGAAGAAACCAGCAGGCTCGAAATAGCCAGGACACAACTTTTTTTCAGCTGCCCAGCTGTTGTCCCTGGCAAATCATAAGTCTGAAGACATGTGAAGGTTTTGCTCTTCAGGGGAGATCAGAAATAGCCCACTTCCCTCTCACTGAACAAGGAAGTCACAAGCTCACTGTACATTGTTCTGAACCTCAAACCGTTTCAGCAGGAAAGCAACCAGGAAGTTAATTTTCATCCTCAGTAGCAATTCTACATGTGTCTACTCATAACAATTCAAAAACATATATTGCCAATTGAGTTGGCGTAGTACTGCAGCCCAATTTACATTTTTCACATTTTGGCCTTTTGTTCTGAACATACTTCTGAAGATTAAAAGAAGAAGTCGCTTATACCAGTTGTGTTCTGACTGAATTGCAAAGTTCAGACCTTGAGGGTCTCCAGCGGGTGGAGAATGGCATGGCCCAAAATGCCAAATGCAAGAAAACTTTTGTCGGCCTTTGTCGAAAACTTTCTTTGTCAGCAAGACCATATGCAAAACCATCACCTGGCAAGTTCAAAAcagtaaatgaacaaataaatgaacaaaggaCCGAAGCATCTCTGAGACATGCTACCTTCATCCCAAAAGTACAACTCAATGGcacagaaagaaaaacttttcaGTAATTTAGTTTCTTCATACTATGTTACTAAGATAacttgtaaaacaaacaaacaaagtgggTGCATAAAACTTATTTAGGGCTATTTAAACCAAAAGGACTGTCAAAATGACCAGTGTGATTTACTCAAGCTAAATTAAAGCCCTACAAACTGAGGCAAGGATAATATAAGTTCGCAGGAGCTGCCAAGAGAGATGTGGGGGTAAATAACAAAGCAACTTGCCTTTGCCAAGCaatgaagaaagaaactcaaaataaaacTAATATCACAATGTATTTACCGAAGATATGTGACTTGAATATACAGATGGAATACTATTTGCAACTGAGGGCAAGGAGTCTCAGGAAAGACATTGTACAAATGGCGAAGGGCAATCAAAACGGTCCTGTGGAACTCCATTGTAAGGGTTATGGCTTTTAAAGCTGTTCAGCTTGAAAAAAACCCTTAGTGGCTAGATACGAGTTAACAACCAAGTAATGTGAGCAAAGAAATGGTCAGCCTTgggaggcagtccagacaagaagcacatccagaagtactagcagtatctttattgtaaggttacatttacagaatcttgcaagactggaagtattttccccctcctctccttttactctctggaaaactagggagggtcccttctgagatgtttcccatgcccccattccttctgcaggctcatctgcctcttacctgactgttgcctagtctatagctcttcctcctgtctcccaaggtcattcccacataccattacagatattCCTCCTCTCTGTTTCTAATAGAGAAACTAAGAATCAACCAATGATGCTGAACAGACAAACATTTAAATCTCCTCAAGCAGTTAGAATACCAAAGGCATTCCTGAAACATATAGCAGTGGCAAGATTAGTCCATATTCACAAAGGACCATGTTTTCATAGTTAGGTTCACACCAAGTTCAGGGAAGGAGGATTGGCAGAACCCACCCATTGTATACTTGGTAGCTTATCGTGTTGCACATATTTAGCCAACTATGGCTCAGCAAACAATATCTCTAAAAAACTGGTGTTAATATGATGTGTGCATCCAGACAACAGGTTCTAGGCATGGTGGCCATCTACTTTTCCTTCAGTTTCCAAAGCAACAGGTCACTAAATGCCATACaagcaagaaaatgacatggtcAGGAATTGTGAGCTTCTTCAAGGGACCTGGTTACCCAGTAAAAGAACCAAATGCTGGACAGCAAATATTTGTTTAACTGGCTGAACTAAATCAGATGCTCCTTCCATAGTTAGGTTACTGCTAAGTACAAATCATAAACCCTGGTTTGCTCATCTTTGAACAACAGTTATTAGCCAAGAACAAACAAAGGAGGGTGCAAACACAGACTGATTATATGAACACCACATGGCCACAGGGGTTTACCCTTCACTTTGGATCTGTTCCCTGAGATACTGTCAGCTGAGAAATATAAAGCCGCCTTGAGCTtttataaaggcgggatagaaaataaataaaataaaataaaataaagagaataaaGAGAATTGTGACTATTTCTCAGGCAGGATATACAAGTAAGTGTCAAAGCTTCtggaaaccaaaaaaaaaaaaatgcagatgttcAGACATCAGGCTAAATGAGCATGGAATACTTAAGACTTTTTTGGTGTAATATGCTGAAGTCCAGTATTTCattaacttttttattattatgccaAAATATTAGCTATTCATTGTTTCTCGGGGAAACCTGGGAATGTCCTTATCTTGCTCGATGCAAGAGAAATTAAAATATCCAGACAGGTgactgcttgaacacatccagcaaaaTAGAACCCAACAGCTCGCTGCATTGTTGAACTACTTCTATAGTTCAGATATTTTTCCTAAAATTCAATGAAATGTTCCCTGCAGCTTTACCTGCTCTAGTGTGGAAAGGAGGATTTGGAAGTTTACTTAAACAAGTACTGCAGTACCCTAAAAACTTAACAGATGTTTTAAATTTCCATGGAttacttcttttcttatttatttttaaaaatttacttatatttattgAGGATGATTACTTCTCCGTCAGATGCATACAGGGTCACACCAAGGTACAAGGTGCTGTTTTTACCTGAAAGTAAATAATCAACTTTTTAAGGTTCATTTGCATTTCCTTAATACAATGTGGCAATAGAGA containing:
- the SPG21 gene encoding maspardin, translated to MGEIKISPDYSWFRSTVPLKKIIVDDDDSKIWSLYDAGPRNIRCPLIFLPPVSGTADVFFQQILALSGWGYRVIALQYPVYWEIFEFCDGFRKLLDHLQLDKVHLFGASLGGFLAQKFAEYTHKSPRIQSLILCNSFSDTSIFNQTWTANSFWLLPAFMLKKIVLGNFASGPVDPEMADGIDFMVDRLESLGQSELASRLTLNCQNSYVEPHKIRDVPVTIMDVFDQSALSTEAKEEMYKLYPSARRAHLKTGGNFPYLCRSAEVNLYIQIHLLQFHGTRYAAIDPSMISAEELEVQKANLQPGDEQPPS